CATCAACTGCACCACGAAGGATGCTGGCAGGGAGAAATTACCAATCGTAAAAAAAACGGTGAATTTTATATCGAATGGCTAAGTATCAATGCGATCAAGGACAGTCAAGGCAAGATAGAAAACTTTATCGCTGTCTTCTCTGATATAACGCACCACCATAAAAATACACGTGAACAAGCCTTTCTCGCTACACACGATCCGCTAACGGGACTTTCAAACAGAATTGTGCTCAATGACAGGTTAGAACACGCCATAGAACATGCGCAACGTTTCGATAAACATATCAGTCTCATCTTTTGTGATCTTGATAACTTTAAACCGATCAATGATACTTATGGGCATACGGTAGGAGATGAAATACTCAAACGTGTAGGCTACTATCTAAAAGAGCTTTTGAGAAAAGAGGATACAGTCTGTCGTTTCGGTGGAGATGAATTTGTTATTCTCATTGAAGAGCTTGAAAATTTCCATTATCTAGACAAGGTACTCAAGAGGATCAATAAACTCACCGCAACCCCATGCGTCATTGATGGAAAATCGATTAATATAGGTATGAGTATCGGTGCCTCGATATATCCGTATGATGGTACTAGTTCCGAACTGCTAGTCAAAGCAGCAGACCAGGCAATGTACCGGGCTAAAAGAAGCGGCAAAAACTGTATCGAGTATGCACAAGCGAATACGCAATGTTATCTGTTCGAAAAACCTCTTAAAGATACCTCGTTAAATTATGTAATCTAGCAAATACTATTCAATCAATAAATTCTTTTAATAGAGTGTAATAACTTTTATCAGATGATATTGTATTATGACCTTTTCCTTCAATCACTTTAATCGTAAGATCATTTTGAACAAAATATTTCGCAAGTGTATAAGCATGACTTGCAGGTATGATCTTATCATCCTGTGCTATAAGCATTAGTGTCTTTTTTGCACTATTTTTTTCAACATACTCTACACTGCGATATTTATCTTTCAAAAAAAATGACATAGGGAAAATAGGATATTGTTCTTGCGCAACACTCTGAAGCGTATCAAAAGGTGTAATAAGAACCAGCTTTTCTATCTCTCTTTGTGAGGCTAGATAAACTGCAACTGCGGAACCTAAACTTCGTCCTATAGCGATGATATGCTGATGATCTTTCTTGATATTATCATAGATATATATCGCATCATTAAAAAGTCCTGCTTGCGTCGGAGTACCACTGCTTCCCCCATACCCTCTATAGTTGACCAGATAAACGGTATACTCGGGAAATTTGTCAAAAAAAACTTCTGCACTATGGGCAACTGACTCGGCATTGCCGCCAAAGTAGACAATAGCATTCTTTTTACCCTCATTTAAAGTAATGACTCTAATAGTTTCATCATCATTCATAAATATCTTTTCGGTAAATGCATGTTTCACAAGAGGAGTCGGATAGTAAATCAAACTGTTTTGAAAAAGGTAAAGCAGTAATCCAACAAGAAAATAAATCATTAAAATAGACGCAATAACAGAAAAAAACATTTTTTTCATCCTAAAAGTTCTTTTGCCTTTTTAATATCCTCTTCAATCTGGATTTTCAATGCTTCAAAACTGTCAAACTTTTTATTGACACGAATAAGATCTAAAAATTTCAGAGATACAATGTCGTGGATATTATCTATTACATGATCAAGGATATGTGTTTCAACAGCGAAATTTCCATCTGTGGTCACACGGTTTCCCAAAAAACTTACCGAATCATACCAGGTATCACCCAACTTAGTCCGTGTAGCATATACTCCTTCTAGAGGAAGTTGATAATGATCAACAGAAAGATTGAGCGTAGGAACAAAAGATTCTTTCCCAAGTCCCTGTCCGCGTATTACTTCCCCTTCAATTTCATAACATCTTCCCAGAAGTTCATTGGCCATTTTAACCCTTCCTTCTCGAAGATACTCCTTGATCGTACGGGAATGTACAGGAATTCCTTCATAGCATACCTGATCTATTATCGTTACTTCACCATCAAAAAGCTCTTTGAGCAGTGCAGCATTACCTATTTTCCCTTGTCCAAAAAGAAAATCATATCCTACGACGATCTTTTCAAGCAGTGGAAAATCCTCTAACAGCCTCGCTACAAATGCTTTCGGGGTTAAACCTTTGATCTTATCAAAGTGATAAAAGCAACAGATCTTGTCCGTATAATAACTACGCTTATACCCAGGTGTAAGATAACCGCCGTTTCTCTCAATGATCACGATCGCTTCAGCCTGAGCTACCAAAACCTGATGCCCAAGATGAAAGCCGTCAAAAGAACCAATGGCAATAGATTTGATCTGATTGGTTAAGCTCACTACTTTTGCCCCGATTTAGCATAGTGATAGAGATACTCCTGATTACCTGATTTTCCAGCTACCAGTGAAGCCGTCTGAAACTTTTGTTCCCATCCGAGATCCTCTGCATATGCTTCAAACTCCTCTTTTCTCTTACGGATCGCATCAATATCCTGTACAACACCTTTACTGTCTCGTTTTACTTCACGCCCCACTTCAAACTGAGGTTTATAAAGAATGATGATATCTTTCGTGCTTAACCTATCAATATCATCAATAATCTGCAGTATCGAGATAAAAGAGACATCACAAGTAACTACTTCAAAACCTTTTTCATCCTCAAAGTCACGGATATCTGTCTCTTCATATAAAGAGAGTCTTGCATCTCCTCTTAGTGAAATATGCAGTTGATTACTCCCAACATCTACACATGTAAGTGACCCTACTTCATTTTCAAGCAGTATCTGGGCAAACCCGCCTGTACTTGAGCCGATATCAAGTGCACGTTTCCCTTGCAGTTCCATTGGATACGTAGATAAAAAGCTCTCTAGTTTACGTGCTGCACGGCTTACATAGAATTTTTCATCTTCTACTTCTACCTGAGTTTCAGGCGAAATCTTCTGTGATGCCTTGGCTTTCTTGCCGTCTACAGTAACCTTCCCTGCTTTGATCGCATCCAATGCTCTATTACGACTCTCGAAGTAACCCTCTTCAACAAGGTATTTATCTAATCTCATCATTCTTTCTTTTTATAAAATTTTTTAACTCGGAAGTAAAATAAGGGATATTATATCATTCCAACAGATAAACCCTCGAAACGTAACTCTTTTTTATCCTCTTTTGACGTTGAAAAGTAAAACTGCAGCAAACGCAAGCAGACATCCTACTACTGTGGATAGTGCGATCTGCTCATCAAAAACGATCCAGCTTGATACGATAGCCCCGACCGGAACAATGAACATAAACACACCGGTATTATGTGCGCCTATCTTTCCTGCTGAGATAAAATACAGTGCTGTACTGAATGTCCCCGGAAACAATCCGATAAAAATCATCGTCCACCAAAATACACTATCATAGGAATCAAAATCAAATGGATGATACGGAAGGGCCAGAAGCATATTGGTAAGTCCCGCTACACCAAAAACTACTGTAGTATAAAACATAGGATGGGCTCTTTTGGATGCTTTTTGCGCAAAGATAGTGACTACTGCCCAGACAACCGCACACCCCAAAAAGTAGATACTCTCCACATTTAAAAACCCCAACCCCTCAAAAGGAACCCTAAGCAGTATCAGTGCACCCACTATCCCTAGAGTAAGCGCAGCGATCTGCCAAAAGGCTACGGCAACACCCAAAAATGCAATAGAGATAAAATAAGTTATGATCGGAGAGAGTGCCGTGACCATCGTTCCGCCGTATCCTGCCTGTCCATGCACAAGCCCTGCAAAGAAAAGATAGTTGAATGCAGCGGTCAAAAGCCCCGCAGCAATCATATAAAATAGCCCTTTTGCATCTGTCTTATACGGAATTTTCATCATCCAAATCACAGGAAGGATGCTTATAAAAGAGATGGCATAACGCCAAAAACCCGCTACCTGAGGACTCGCATGTGCTGCAGCCATCTTTCCTGCCGTCCAGGCCATACCCCATAGCAGCATTGCAACGATCATACCAATCAGATAACGTGTAGTATTTGGTGTTGTAGGCATCACAATTCCTGAATTTTTTCGCAATTATAGTGGAAAATCCAAGTATTAGATTTAATATTATGAATATTTTTTAAAGAAAACAACAGCACACAAAATAGCTATAATAAACGCTCCAAAGAATAAAAGAATTTTCGCTGGTTTCTTTGATTGTTCTTCCAGATATTCTTTTGGTGTTTTAAAAATCAGTGTTTTGGTTTTTGTTTCAAAATCATCAAAAGGAATTGAAGTCTTTGTTTGTGTATCTATTATCAAATTTTTGGGTTCATTGGACTTCCTGATAAACAATAGATTATCTTGTAATGCAAAAACAAATTTTTCAGAAAATGATTTGACATTCGTTGCTAAAATCTTTTCTCCATCCTTCAATACAGCATCATCAAAAGAATCAATCCATTCTATCGTATAACCGTTTTGTACTTCACAATACCCGCTATCAAAAAATCCGCCTGAACGTTTCCCTATCAACTGAGAGCCAAGTTGATTTATTCCAACAAATATAAAAATAAAGACGATTAAAGAAGTGAAAACTCTCAAGAATGTTTTGGAATAGCTATCTTTTTTTATCATAATTGCAATAACCGATGAAAGGAACACAAGTATAATAATCCAGAATACTATTGTGATTCCAGCACCCATAACTTATAACATTCCTCTCATTTCATCCTCTGTGAGTGTAGCTACCCCAAGACTTTCTGCTTTATCGAGTTTACTTCCCGCCTCTTCACCATATATGACAAAGTCTGTCTTCTTGCTCACAGAACCGCTTACTTTTGCACCAAGATTTTCCAGCATCTCTTTGATAGCACCTCGGCTTTCACTCATGGTGCCTGTGAGTACCACTGTTTTGCCTTTGAACGGGTTTTCTTCTGCTTCGACCTTCTTTTCCACTGTTGGCTGGATCGTCTCAAAAAGTTTTAAGACAAAATCATGGTTAACTCGCATAAACTCTAAGACCGAGTTGGCCATCTCTTCACCGATACCGTCTATTACAATGATCTGATCATATGCAGCATCGACAATACCCAGTCCAAACTCGAGTGCCAAGGCTTTGCTTGCTACTTCTCCGATATGCTCTATACCCATAGCATTGAGCAGGCGGTAAAGAGGTACCCCTTTTGTCGCCTGGATCGCATCTAAAAGATTGTTGATGCGTTTTTCTTTGAATCCTTCAAGATGTTCCAGATCCTCATATTTGATAAAGTAGAGGTCAAGGATATCTTTGATGATCCCTTCTTTTACCAACAGTTCAACGATCTTGCTTCCCAATCCATCAATATTCATACACCCTTTACGTGCAAAGTGGATGATAGAGTTGATCACACGGTCGGAGCAGTGAAGGTTCTGACATTTGATCAATGCTCCTTCATCAAGCAG
This Sulfurovum zhangzhouensis DNA region includes the following protein-coding sequences:
- a CDS encoding alpha/beta hydrolase → MKKMFFSVIASILMIYFLVGLLLYLFQNSLIYYPTPLVKHAFTEKIFMNDDETIRVITLNEGKKNAIVYFGGNAESVAHSAEVFFDKFPEYTVYLVNYRGYGGSSGTPTQAGLFNDAIYIYDNIKKDHQHIIAIGRSLGSAVAVYLASQREIEKLVLITPFDTLQSVAQEQYPIFPMSFFLKDKYRSVEYVEKNSAKKTLMLIAQDDKIIPASHAYTLAKYFVQNDLTIKVIEGKGHNTISSDKSYYTLLKEFID
- a CDS encoding bifunctional riboflavin kinase/FAD synthetase yields the protein MSLTNQIKSIAIGSFDGFHLGHQVLVAQAEAIVIIERNGGYLTPGYKRSYYTDKICCFYHFDKIKGLTPKAFVARLLEDFPLLEKIVVGYDFLFGQGKIGNAALLKELFDGEVTIIDQVCYEGIPVHSRTIKEYLREGRVKMANELLGRCYEIEGEVIRGQGLGKESFVPTLNLSVDHYQLPLEGVYATRTKLGDTWYDSVSFLGNRVTTDGNFAVETHILDHVIDNIHDIVSLKFLDLIRVNKKFDSFEALKIQIEEDIKKAKELLG
- the tlyA gene encoding 23S rRNA (cytidine-2'-O)-methyltransferase TlyA, yielding MRLDKYLVEEGYFESRNRALDAIKAGKVTVDGKKAKASQKISPETQVEVEDEKFYVSRAARKLESFLSTYPMELQGKRALDIGSSTGGFAQILLENEVGSLTCVDVGSNQLHISLRGDARLSLYEETDIRDFEDEKGFEVVTCDVSFISILQIIDDIDRLSTKDIIILYKPQFEVGREVKRDSKGVVQDIDAIRKRKEEFEAYAEDLGWEQKFQTASLVAGKSGNQEYLYHYAKSGQK
- a CDS encoding DMT family transporter, with the protein product MPTTPNTTRYLIGMIVAMLLWGMAWTAGKMAAAHASPQVAGFWRYAISFISILPVIWMMKIPYKTDAKGLFYMIAAGLLTAAFNYLFFAGLVHGQAGYGGTMVTALSPIITYFISIAFLGVAVAFWQIAALTLGIVGALILLRVPFEGLGFLNVESIYFLGCAVVWAVVTIFAQKASKRAHPMFYTTVVFGVAGLTNMLLALPYHPFDFDSYDSVFWWTMIFIGLFPGTFSTALYFISAGKIGAHNTGVFMFIVPVGAIVSSWIVFDEQIALSTVVGCLLAFAAVLLFNVKRG